From the genome of Vitis riparia cultivar Riparia Gloire de Montpellier isolate 1030 chromosome 11, EGFV_Vit.rip_1.0, whole genome shotgun sequence:
TCCTAAGTAATACTTCACACTTggattcttcctctcaaagatatacaaataatttcacaaaatcctagtacaaaactttaggctcaaatgatacaagtaaactaggattgaatggtgcactaaagatatgcaagttttagaacaatggtgcactaaaaaacattcttccaagactcaaatatattcaagaaaggtttgggaaggttaagcttatgaaacaatgaaaattgaagcccttttatagaagaaaacgACCAAACTAGCCGTTAGGGGTTTGACCAGTTGACTaaccgttagcatttaatgcttggaaGGTGACCATTGGACCTCGACCAGTTACTGTTCACACATTGACaagttgaacaaccgttctggaagagagagaaggttttttgtaCCCCTCGACCAGTTGAGCTAGGGGTTCGGCTAGTTTctcatccggttcaaccggttgagtcgTTTTtagctcaacaaccaactttttcaacttaaaccttttaaacaagtttgaaaaacatttgacacaaggttttagttgaaaacatgaaatcatccaatttttaaaaaatttaaaacaaaataacccttggatgattttgatgcataagtaaagaatgtaatgtatgaaaatcctagtgcacaacaaccttacaaagagatcttatgaagcttgggtcttgataaaaaacttctctttgaggtggtcttcttctttatgatttcttcttggcttgatttgtctttgtgattgccattttggaaatcgtcttgcctaatcacacttgaaatataatcattagttctaaaccttgttttgttatcaacaaaaccgagattaaccaaaccttgattTCACACAGAGTATCTTGACAAattttttcttggaatttttgCAAGAAAATGATCTTGAAAAGATCTTAGGATAGAGTTTGTTGACTTCCGAAGTTACATTTTCTTAACATTTCACTTGTTCCATTATTTGAGGTATTCATAGTGTGGCCTCCCTGAAAAGATGTAATTATGTTGATTGGATTCTTTGTTTCCCATTCTATTTCACTGGATGAATTTTATTGAATCATCATCTTTAGCGTAACCTTGGCCTATTTGGTCATCTACCTTGGTTGGAAGAACAGTCTTGTCTCTCACTTTCCTCTGTTCAGGATAAAACCTATATTTGTTTGCATGCATCTAAGTCCTTTCCTCGTGTTTAGAAATCTGCAACCATTTTGCCTCTGTCTgtcttttcactttttctccATATGTTGTGGATGTTTTTCTACATTTTTCAATTTGCTTTTGCATTATTGTGTGAATATCTCAATGATAAACCATGTTTTCTCAACATTGCAAATCCAAATTTGTGTTACATTtcctagtgttttttcttttaaccatCATTAGATTCATTAAAGATTGAACACTCTGCATTCTATTCTCTCCAGCTATTGCAATATTTCAGAGCAAGTGAACCTTGGATGCGTAAGTGTTCAACAAGACAcgtacctagtaaaaggccaactgattTTTCACCTGACGAATTGGAGCATGAGCTTTTTCAGCTGTTCCTAACAACTAGGTTTCAGACAAGGTATATACTCAAGCATGTACCTCTAAGACATTAAGCTTCATTaagttgaaaatttgatttaatgcAGATATGATGTGGCATGACAAAGTATTTAGCTGTAAATTTGTTATCCTAAAGTGTGTTGTATCAATTTTCACATTATATTGTCTGATGAAAAGTAGAGGTAAAATTCTAATATTGAGCTGTTTGGAAGAGAATGgcatattaaaaacaaaaaatgaaagataatcTGTTGAGTAAATTTTCAATGCTGGTTTTGGAGGTATTTTTTCTGTATTGGAAAATCTTACTTGAACAGAAGAAACATAGAATATTTTTTCCAAGTAAATTttttaggccatgtttggttcccaaaaaatttaagggaaaatgtgaagaaaagaaaataaggaggaaaagtggaaggaaaaagatagtgaaggaaaataaaaaatagattcaaaaacaataaattatttttatatgcttcttcaaactcatttcacttattttcctccattatataaagattaaataattttaaatacataaatttctatccaattttaattatattttattttctttcgtattttctGTAacgaaaccaaatatgaaaaaaccattttccttaacatttttttctttctttagtacttTATGAGAACCAAACGTAGCCTTAGTATTAGTATGatagaatataataaaaattgctATCAAAATAGGGTTAACCACTGATGGAGTGTACATTTTGTTACCTAGAGGTTGCTCACAGGATAACAGATAAATCCAGCTATACTTCTGACACCAAAATGCTGTAAAACTTAGCTGGATTctatggctatgtttggttcctataaGATGTAAgggaaaatatgaaggaaagaaaatatagaggaaaagtaaaaagaaagaaagatcgaagaaaaataaaaaatagatttaaagtcaataaattttttctatatgctatttcaaacttatttaacttattttaacccttatatataaagatttaataatttaaaaatgcataagtttctaattaattttaataatatttgattttctttggtattttttatagtacaaccaaacataacctatagGTTGAAACTTTAAACTAAGAAATGATTATGGACTAGGTTATAAATTCAGCTGCATTCTGTAACAACTAATACAATATCCTATCCCAACTTCATGATTGAATATCTGTTAAGTATGCTAGTATAATTTCTCCTTGAAACATTATTATGTCGAATTTGAAATTAACCATCCAAAACTATTCAACTTCAGTTATTATTCTAATATTTGAAGTGCCTTTTGCTGTTTCAGTAGCGCCATTGGTATGGCAGCTGATAACTGGTTGGTGTTTATGGATCGGCTGTTGACATTGAGAGATGACTGTAGTGACGAGAAAGAAtgtttaaagagaaaaatgctTGAGTTGACTGATATATACTATGATGCCTTAGACGCACCAAAATCTGGAATGAAGGTTAGTTTCTCAAATTGTGTCTTCATTAGTTGAGATTTCAATGGTTTGGGTGGATAGACTTGTTCAACATACGTACTTTTGTAAATTCTAACATGGGTAAATATCCTGcaacatttttcctttatttgtcttttttttcttgtgctGCATTGTCAGcccaaaatttatgaataatgcAGTTTCTATTGTCAGAGCAATTCAGGTTAGAGTCAGCCACTTGTAAACACCAGTGAGAATAATTTCACTGGTCATGATCATCTATTATGCAAACAAAGATGAACCTTTGAGCATGTATAATATCTGTGGCAAAATAGGGCACATGGAATTGTTCAATCAGCTTGCTTTGCCAAATAAGTTGCTATCTATAAGTTAGGATGGAACTCGACATTTTAGTTCAGTTCCAATGATGCAACCCAGGCAGGACTTGGAGAGACGAGAAGTCTAACCATGTCAACTAAAAAATGTGTCTTAGCCTGTCAACCATCTTGATTGTTGGTTGAGCTCATTCTGTCTTGCAAATGCCAAACCACCAAGACAATTGTGGTATCATACGGTTGCCAACTGGAATCAGATCCACAGAAAGTGGTGATACCTTGCTTCAGTTATTTCCTTTAAAGTCAGTAATAAATAGTCCGTTTGCCCGCTCTTAGTACCTCTGAAATCaatgtttgaattgttttttggATTCACTACCAAGTACTTTTgtccctctttctttttccaaaacaGGTTAAAGTTCCTATGGATGTTTCGATTGTTCTTTGAAGTCATTACCAAGTTCTCTtgtctctcttttctttctccaaaACAGGTTAATGTTTCTAAGGAATTAAAGGCTGAAAAATTCCCACATTTTATGGGAAGAGAGTCTTCATACCATTCCACATCTATTTTAGGACAAATTTATGATGCAGTGGAGTCCTTTCAACCCGAGAACCAGTCAACAAAAGGTGAGGATTCTCTTTCAAACTGATTATGCAACAATGACATACACAGAGATGAAGGGTTAATCAACTACCTTTACCGAGCTCTACTTTCGTCTTCTTTTGATACTAtgttttctttccttgtatTGTTTAAATGGCCGCTTCCATGCTACACAGAAATTTGGAGACTCCCCTTGTTCAACATAGATGCTGTCCCTCAAGCCTGCTTGAGGTCATGGAAGGATCGGTATGATCAGTACAGATCTGATATGGCTGCTGCCCTGCAGCGTGGAGGGGAAACCAAAGACGAGTATGCAGCCGAAGTCATACAAAAATACAAGCAGGTGATCCATCAACCTACATTGTACTAACTAAACCATGAAAGTGAAACTCCCCTCCTGCTTCTTATTTTTACTGACTAAACCAGTGTACTGCAGATATTATATGGAGCTGCAGAGTTTGAAGAGAGTCCTAGAAAATTGGAGGACATCTTTGATGAGGCTCTTGCAATTTACCATGTCACTTACGAATTTGCAATCAATGGAGCGAGGGTGAGTTATTGCAACTTTCCCTGGAGAGTTGCAGGTCGAGCCCTCTGCAAGCTGTACACTgtgaagctaggtgaaaagtccatgGTATGTGTACCTTCTGTTTTGCGCCAAGTTTTTAATTAAGCGTAAAACTTGGTAACAGTCAATATTCTGATGTTTGTATGGTATGTAAAAATCTATCCTATCTTAATGGTGCGGAAAatatcttataattattttacatgatATGCCAGTCTGGCGCTTGGGTATCAGCCTACCAGATACCAACTATCCACGTGTCTCATCATAACTCACACGTGTTAGGCAGTAAAGGAGATGAGTCGCTATGTAGGACCCACAAGGACAACACCATTCTAGAATATTCCTAATCACCTTTGGATAAACTCTAGAAATATTGAAAAGCCTTGGATGTTTTCTTTTTGCCCCTGCTTTTGTAATGGACCCGTGTGACCCAGCTTTCAGGATGCCCAATGCAATTTCATGTGTTCCCTTAGTGGGTTTGAAAACATTTTAcagataaaaatagaaattagatCTTGAgaaattaatatgatttttttattttttattttcattttttaacaaaataatttaaatatattaatacataaaaaaaaaaaattgtattccccgttcatattttttatttcaacttttttatatgttataaatgactttttataaaaacccatttacaaaaatattgagTCAGTGTTAGCCGtgtgattttaaaaaagttatctgtttttaaaaatatatgaacctattttattatattttttaaaaacttactttttatttttttaatttgaaaacagttttgaaaaacaaatggtCATAGTTTTAATGTGATTTATACTAATAATTCCGGGAATATTTTAAGTTTGTACGAGTTTAATAAATGATTTGTGGGATTTTGATATAACgctaaattattaatttaaaaaaaaaatagatttatagGATTGAGAGTGTTGGGGCTTGGGATAAGGTGGTCCATTCAAATCTGACTGGTCAGTGGCCTCCTCAAcggattttttatatttacacaggttttttaataaattatttgtaaataataataataataatagttgtaaaaataatttattattaatttagtaattaaaaaaattactattttatctaaaattatatttttttggacataatattttaatgaagaaaattaGAGCATAATGCACAAAAGCATAATATGGATCAAATTAGGGGGTAAAGTTTCACATCAACACAATACAAATCAAATAGGTTTTTCCTAagtttaaattgaaaataaataggTTTTAATCAAATTCGTATTGACATGtataaatcatttaataaataagtaatttttagatcaattaatataacataaatttgatcaaaatgaacttatttaataattttattattaatttaattatatatttaaaccaTTTAGCACATATCTAACtcattttaaacttgtttttaataaatgggttgttataaacattttttgttGAGATACTAATCATATTGATGCACATAAGATCCGCCTCATGAggacttaaattattaaatggatTAATCTTATATATGTGACCTGCTATtcgaaaaaaaattacaatagcTAAACGATGGTATGTAATATTGGTCCGTCATAAACCCTAGTTATTGAATCTAAATCCtccatgaaaaagtaaaatttttaacatattttaatcaaatcaaGGTGAAAAATGGGATTGCTCTCTATGTAAAATTGGGATAAAATTGAGCAAAAAAATCCCGATTCAAGATAAATTCATGAGAAAGTGGAATCTCTTTAGGATATTCTCTACATACAAcgtgtttaataattaaataatatttaaatttatgtttttaatacaattattattgaGCTTAAACATGACACCGATACGAATTGCTACggtcaaatgaaaaaaaaaaaaaaaaaaaagtacaaaacaAAATTGCTCACTTTGTATAAAATTATATGTCTGTATATTGTACAACATTTGGGTGAAGCATCCTAGCACATGGCCACTAAAATGCATAACcataaattaagttaaaaaataaaataataataataataataataataataataatcagattttgataatattattaaaaacaatattattagttTAATATTAAACATGATCCACCCACCGACCCATGTCATGGAGTTTTGATACTACAAAAAACAAATCAggtatgatattttattttgtttttttaccttCCATTGTGTTTTGCAAatcatcaaaaacaaaaacactctgaaagaaaaaataaaaaataaaaacaaaaaacaaaaaataaaaaagaagtctATTGACTTGTATGGCTGGAGTGCTATAAGAAAGTAAAACGTCTCTGTTTTCGTTGATTTTTGTGAAGCAGACCCAGCATCGTTTCAAGTGTTTCTGCTACTTCTTCAGGAAATTCTGAGCtccggtggtggtggtggtgatggagAGCACGTTGAAGGACATAAGAGATGGCGCTTCGGTGCTGGACCTGGACGCAAAGGCCACCGTGGGTGGTGGCGTTGAGGACTTGTACGGGGAGGATTTTGCCACTGAGGACCAGCTCGTCACCCCTTGGACTGTTTCCGTTGCCAGGTCTTGCATACTCTTGTTTGTTTGGGATCGTTTACTTTCTCTTATTTCTGCGTTCTTAGTTACTgactttgatatattttttcagTTTATGTTCTGGATCAgtgttgatttgttttcttttcttgaattcAATTTCTGTTCCTTGTTCTTGGgtactttttttcttaaaattgttttgtgcTCAGATTGAGATTAAAGCTGATCTGGGTTGGATTCTGAAAGCGATGCCATAGTCAGATACTGATCTTTTGATCTTTTCTTTGTTGTGCTGAAGTGGGTATTCGTTGTTGAGGGATCCTCGCCACAACAAGGGTCTTGCATTCAATGAAAAAGAGAGGGATGCGCACTACTTATGTGGTCTTCTACCTCCAGTAGTTTCCACCCAAGAACTTCAGGTTATATAGATGGTTGGCtctgagtttgaaatttttttgatcTGATTATTACTATCATTTCCTGTTAACCCTTTTCATTTCACTGAGCAGGAGAGGAAATTGATGAACACTATTCGTCAATATCAAGTTCCTTTGCAAAAGTACATGGCCATGATGGACCTTCAGGTACCTGTTTTACATggccatgtttggttgtctCATGATAATTTAATTGCTCCATGGAATTGTACATTGCGTTGGATTTGCGCAAATCCATAATCTAGAGTGGATACAACAAAGAAGATCGGATGTAAAACAGTAAATGATTCTCAATCATGAATTTTAGTAAATGCCACCCATTTAATCTTTCGCCTCATTTGACTTGATGGATGCAAGTTTTGACTGTTTTGTCAATTAAGATCTGGGACTCACAAATCAAGttatctataaaaataaaatgaaggatTTAGTCCATGGGACATCCAAACTTTTTGTGGGGTTGCATAGGGGTCAGATGGGTTGTAAAATGCGAAGAGGGTTGTTAATGATCTTATTTGGAAGCttggatttaaattttaaatgctATGGGAGCAAAATAGAGTCATCTTGTTCAATGCAGTGTTCAAATGCTCCTTGTTGGGTGGGATTGATTTAATCTCTGCCTTTTTTCGTATTTCTTTCGACTTTTAGGAAAGGAATGAAAGGCTGTTCTACAAGCTTCTCATTGATAATGTTGAGGAATTGCTCCCGGTTGTCTACACTCCAACTGTTGGTGAGGCTTGCCAGAAATATGGGAGCATCTTCAGGCGCCCACAGGGTCTTTAcataagtttgaaagaaaagtATGATTAGTTGTTTGATTTGTAATTAtgttctcaaattaaaaatagcTCTGAATTAATATGCTAGTGACTGGATTTGCAGGGGAAAGATTCTGGAGGTATTGAAGAACTGGCCTGAGAGGAGAATTCAAGTTATTGTCGTCACTGATGGTGAGCGGATTCTGGGACTTGGGGACCTTGGTTGCCAGGTGATTGTACTGGGATTCATCTCTTTAAATTCATTattggtttaaaacataattcatAAGTTCGGATAATATTACAAAAGTGAAATAGGGCttgcatgaaaatttttaaaatgttaccAGGGGATGGGGATACCTGTAGGGAAACTTTCTCTGTATACAGCACTTGGAGGTGTTCGTCCTTCAGCAGTAAGTATTTCCAGAAATGAAACTGTTGCTTTTGCCTTATTTTTGTTGCACTTGTTTCTTATATAAGTACTAACAGCCAAACcccttgaaaattttatttcaagaaaTCCAAACAACATGATTAAGTTGCAAACTTGGacagaattttttaaaataagccCTGAAAACACTACCCCAATTTCCACTCTCCCATTTTAATCAAGAAAGTGTCTGACTTGCCTTCACAGTGCTTGCCTATAACCATTGATGTGGGAACAAACAATGAAAAGCTATTGGCGAATGAGTTCTATATTGGTCTCAAACAACGGAGAGCAACTGGGAAGGTTATATGATTTGTTGTTTTGTCCTCCTTAAATGAAAGGATCGTGCCATCACTTCAATATTGAGGTAGTTTTGACAAATTATTTTCAGGAATACTCTGACTTTCTGCAAGAGTTCATGTCCGCTGTCAAGCAGAACTATGGAGAAAAAGTTCTTATACAGGTTAGTCATTGTTGCAGTCACCAACTACAGTACATTCTTGATCATTAGATTGTCAGTATTTGAATTTTGTTCTTGCAATTACAAATATAGATCCTTTGACTGAATTTTTCAGTTTGAAGATTTTGCAAACCATAATGCTTTTGACCTGCTTGCAAAATACGGCACAACTCATCTCGTCTTCAATGATGATATACAGGTATGAAGTATTATAAAGGTGGAGCTTTTCATTAAAGGAATCTTTGCATTCTTCACTAATTTGTTCTCTGTGCAGGGAACGGCATCTGTGGTTCTTGCAGGGATAGTTTCAGCACTGCGGTTACTTGGTGGTACTTTGGCCGATCACAAATTTTTGTTCCTTGGTGCTGGAGAAGTGAGATCCTGTTCTCCacccttttttgtttccttcgTATTGGTGTTTTTTTCCCCCCTTGCTACACTGGGAGAAGTTTAAAAAGCAATGAAATAGAGCagaaaattagataaataatttaattaataaatgatcCAATTTACTTAAgatctatttctttttctttttcattataatttttgaCTTGATAATTGGACATGTTCtatgtttattttcttgaaaactcTATATCCATTCCTCTTCATTGAGACCTATCCTAGTGATGCTGCATATTATCAGACATTATCATTGAAAAAAGTACATAATCAAGCTCATTTATCCCACCTTTGCTCCATCATGATCGCAGGCTGGAACTGGGATAGCAGAGCTTATAGCTCTTGAGATGTCGAAACAGGTATTCGCTTGCTACTACCCTATGCATGTTTagctttggtttatgtaatTATAGCATAGGAATGTATGGTTATGGATCTGGAAACTTCGATGACATTCtcattcacatttaaatattatattgtttATCTAGTTTTGCTCATCTTTTGCAGACAAAATGTCCTATAGAAGAGACCAGAAAGAAGATTTGGCTTGTGGATTCAAAGGtagtagaattttttatgaggaTCTGTTTtggatgaaaatattttccctTTGACATCATTTTAATTTCAGTTTCCTCATCCTTTTTCCTGCAGGGTTTAATTGTTGGCTCCCGTAAGGATTCACTTCAACAATTTAAGAAGCCATGGGCTCATGAACATGAACCTGTTAAGGATCTTTTACATGCTGTCAAGGTATCAAATCCGCTCTGTTTTTGTTTATGTCATTGATGGTTTAAGGGTTTATTGGTCCCTTATTATACACTCTTTACATctttaggtgatcaagccaactGTCTTGATTGGATCATCGGGAGTAGGAAAAGCATTTACAAAGGAGGTTATTGAGGCCATGGCATCCTGCAATGAGGTACCCCTCTCTCTTTTCCTTATATCAGATTTCAGTAACTATAATTCAATCAGAAGaaactgaaatttttaatgacaTGCAGAAACCTCTCATTCTGGCTCTCTCCAACCCAACCTCACAATCAGAGTGTACAGCTGAAGAAGCTTACACTTGGACTCAGGGTCGTAAAATGACATACAGGTTCTTATATATCTTATAACTAGATTGCAGAAGCAAGCAAACTAATCCTTATTTTCTGTCCTTTgctgttttttttaaatgaaaagggTCGTGCAATTTTTGCTAGCGGAAGTCCATTTGACCCGGTTGAATACAATGGCAAAACTTTTGTTCCTGGACAGGTTGTACAactatttttcaagtattttgtAGTATAGCCTCCTCCACAGATATGGTTAGCCATCTAGGactaaagtttatgttttccttGTCAATTCAGGCTAACAATGCTTACATCTTTCCTGGATTGGGTATGGGCTTGGTTATGTCTGGTGCTATCCGCGTTCATGACGAGATGCTTCTTGCAGCCTGTAAGTTGAGAACACCTTAAAAACAATCAAATCCATGGGGAAGAGAGAATAATGGGCTTTTACTACTTACACTTCTGACATTCTGCATATAGCATACAAAGTTGCATCAAGCCTTGTAAATTTTTGCAATAATACTGTTAGAATGGAAAACCAAATGATTTTGACTGCACGTAAAGATGCACTGGATTAAGTTTTTACTGTTTACATGTTTGTTGATTGTCTTTGAAACAGCGGAAGCCTTGGCCAGGCAAGTAACACAAGAAAACTTTGACAAGGGCTTGATTTACCCACCATTCTCCAATATCAGGAAAATATCAGCCAACATTGCTGCTAATGTAGCTGCAAAGGCATATGAACTTGGTGGGTGTCTTTTCTTGCAGATTTTCTTATATTACAAACACCAAATGCTTATTGTTTTCAgcatcatttattttgttttcttacttTAATGCTTTTCTAGGTTTGGCGACCCGGCTCCCTCAACCTGAGAATCTTGTGAAGTATGCTGAGAGCTGCATGTACTCTCCTGTGTACCGCAGTTACCGGTGAACTGTTCTCCCAAAAGAGTTCCTATGGTCTTGGCCCATGGCTTGAAGTGTTGTTGAATTATGTTGTATCTCTGGTTGGTGTCTTTTCTTCTTGTGGTGTTCTAAGCTTTATTCCTGAAGCAGCATGGTTTTGAGGAGTTGGAAGAGCTGTACCTAAATAAATGAAGTTCTTAGCTGCTGGTGTGTTTCTCTCATAAGGTAAGTAGCTTCAAGCTAAAATTACCATCATCTATGTAATAATCTCTGAGGGGATGTTTCAAAAGTCAGTCTCAGAAGTGCATGAAGTCAATGTGTAGCACTAGTAAATTCATGTAAACAGGGCTTGGGCCACACCTTAATCTCAGCTTTCATGCTTTATTTGTCTCTTTCCTATCTcaatcattttgtttttttggtttccaACTCTCCAAAAGATGATCCACGCCCAAGATTCTAAATTAAAGGTGGGTAATCTATAACAATGActtttcatccttagttttttGGGGATTGCTTTCATGATTTGAAAAAAGAGTACACTATCCTTTATCACTCTTCTCATGGTCCTACCATTATTGGAATAATTAGAGGCAAAAGCAACCAAAGTCTCCACTTCTAATCGTTTCACGAAGACCAATAATGCAATAAAGAGTCCTTGGGCTGGTGTGGCTGGCGGTGCGGTGAGCCCATTGTGGTCAGTCCCCTTTTGGAAGACAAGGTGGGAATGGCGCATGGCATGTCGACCATATCAATcaaaaaagtagaaataaaataaaaaacagacgTAAAGGTTCGAATAAATAGGACCAATGTAGAAAGAAATGTCACTATtgagtatttaaaaaataagaccTATCATGTGATTGAAAAATCTTCTAATCGTAGATCAAGGCTGTTGCTATTGTTCTAATCATAGGTCCAGAGTCATGGTTGATTGTCAATGGGATGATTTGGATTCTGCCTTCTATGTTTGCAAGATTTAAGGTGATATTACTACATAGGATTTGAGTTTCTTAACCAATCCAAAAAATTGGCTCTCTCGTGAAGATAAATTAGCACAATTATGATCCGTTTAATCACtgagattaaaaaattttgactGGGGGAAAGTGTCTTAATGTGCTGAAAGAAAGGTTTCTTTAAGTTGATGTCTGGAATATTCTACTGGCAGATCTGCACACTGCCACCTCCAGTAGACCctgtaaattataaatatgtcaaatatttttcttgcaATTTAGGTTTAACTGCTCCAGCATCATGCAACAGAATGATTTACATTTAAGATTGGTCAgtccattttctttatttaccgAACTGGCCCAACTCCCAAGGCCGAAATTCTTCCTATATATCAGGCGGGAATGAAAGAAAGAGTCTTACTACTCTGTAAATCATCAATGATGGGAACAAGGATTACATTATTATGTAGGGACGATGCTCAACCTTTTGAGCACATTGAATTGGAAGGCTATTCAGGCAAAAAGGACCACTGCCATTAATACACCTTCCCCTATCCACTATAACTTAACTGAATCATTATTTCATATAAAGGTACTAGGCAGCTTGACTCCGCCTCCCAGAATGGAAATTTCATGGCAAATTTTTTCAAGCTTGATGTTTAGTGTACAAATTCAGATCAGCATGAGTATCCTTGTAGCGCTGGGTCAGGTAAGTCCCACATTTGACTGGAGGAAATCTGGCAGAATAAAGGTATAATTCAATATAGTTAACAAGAAAGTGTACAACAGATATAACGTCTTAATACCTTGCAGTTTATGTATTTTGCAACTGCCACCCACCTGTTCACATACA
Proteins encoded in this window:
- the LOC117924620 gene encoding NADP-dependent malic enzyme, with the protein product MESTLKDIRDGASVLDLDAKATVGGGVEDLYGEDFATEDQLVTPWTVSVASGYSLLRDPRHNKGLAFNEKERDAHYLCGLLPPVVSTQELQERKLMNTIRQYQVPLQKYMAMMDLQERNERLFYKLLIDNVEELLPVVYTPTVGEACQKYGSIFRRPQGLYISLKEKGKILEVLKNWPERRIQVIVVTDGERILGLGDLGCQGMGIPVGKLSLYTALGGVRPSACLPITIDVGTNNEKLLANEFYIGLKQRRATGKEYSDFLQEFMSAVKQNYGEKVLIQFEDFANHNAFDLLAKYGTTHLVFNDDIQGTASVVLAGIVSALRLLGGTLADHKFLFLGAGEAGTGIAELIALEMSKQTKCPIEETRKKIWLVDSKGLIVGSRKDSLQQFKKPWAHEHEPVKDLLHAVKVIKPTVLIGSSGVGKAFTKEVIEAMASCNEKPLILALSNPTSQSECTAEEAYTWTQGRAIFASGSPFDPVEYNGKTFVPGQANNAYIFPGLGMGLVMSGAIRVHDEMLLAASEALARQVTQENFDKGLIYPPFSNIRKISANIAANVAAKAYELGLATRLPQPENLVKYAESCMYSPVYRSYR